A region of Gemmobacter sp. 24YEA27 DNA encodes the following proteins:
- a CDS encoding alpha/beta fold hydrolase yields MSDPLSNQIAGFARQDLVVNGIRTAVLTLGQGPDLVFLHGTGTFTGFEAARHWAATHRVVIPFHPGFGLSEDAPGITTIEDMVFHYMALFDALKMEQFALAGFSLGGWIAAEFAVRQPGRVSGLVLIAPAGLISEAAPAPAMTSITPPELPAYLAHDPAKILPLFPAAPDPAFDAALGREVGGFLKLSAPHPEGNPDLARRLWRLTMPVLLLWGAEDRLRPTGQAQDWLGQLPGAELALVPATGHLVLEETPESAGLVTGFLARASAAMPGGITAQSGAWEGVTWNILGQTYTLKQAGPDSMAWHAIFPAGTFVPPHIHPDQDEFVYVLSGEYTIRLRDTEQKAGPGDLVVMPRGIPHGIFNLSGAEATCLFWVAPTRDLRALFEAIHQVPDPAEVVRLAALHNIHFLPPPAGA; encoded by the coding sequence ATGTCTGACCCGCTCTCAAATCAGATCGCCGGTTTTGCCCGGCAGGATCTTGTCGTGAATGGCATCCGCACTGCCGTTCTGACCCTCGGGCAAGGGCCCGATCTCGTCTTTCTGCATGGCACCGGCACCTTTACAGGGTTCGAGGCCGCACGCCACTGGGCGGCCACGCATCGGGTGGTCATCCCCTTCCATCCCGGCTTTGGCCTCAGCGAGGATGCGCCAGGCATCACGACCATCGAGGATATGGTCTTCCATTACATGGCGCTGTTTGACGCGCTGAAGATGGAGCAATTCGCGCTGGCGGGCTTTTCGCTTGGCGGCTGGATCGCGGCGGAATTCGCGGTGCGTCAGCCCGGGCGGGTCTCGGGCCTCGTGCTGATCGCGCCGGCCGGTCTGATCAGCGAGGCCGCTCCCGCACCGGCGATGACCTCGATCACCCCGCCCGAGCTGCCGGCCTATCTGGCACATGACCCGGCAAAGATCCTGCCGCTGTTCCCTGCCGCACCGGATCCGGCTTTCGATGCGGCCCTCGGGCGCGAGGTTGGCGGCTTTCTGAAACTCTCGGCACCCCATCCCGAAGGGAACCCGGATCTGGCACGCAGGCTCTGGCGTCTGACGATGCCGGTTCTGCTGCTCTGGGGGGCAGAAGACCGGTTGCGACCGACCGGCCAGGCACAGGACTGGCTGGGACAGCTGCCCGGGGCCGAACTGGCGCTGGTCCCGGCGACCGGTCACCTCGTCCTGGAAGAAACGCCTGAAAGCGCCGGCCTCGTGACCGGTTTCCTCGCCCGCGCAAGCGCCGCCATGCCCGGCGGCATCACCGCGCAATCGGGCGCCTGGGAGGGCGTGACCTGGAACATTCTCGGCCAGACCTATACGCTGAAACAGGCCGGGCCTGACAGCATGGCCTGGCATGCGATCTTTCCGGCCGGCACCTTCGTTCCGCCCCATATCCATCCCGATCAGGATGAATTCGTCTATGTTCTGAGCGGCGAATACACCATCCGCCTCAGGGATACCGAACAAAAGGCCGGACCCGGCGATCTGGTGGTGATGCCGCGTGGCATCCCGCATGGGATCTTCAACCTCTCGGGCGCTGAAGCCACCTGCCTGTTCTGGGTCGCCCCGACCCGTGATCTGCGCGCGCTTTTCGAGGCGATCCATCAGGTGCCGGACCCGGCCGAAGTGGTGCGCCTGGCCGCGCTGCACAATATCCACTTCCTGCCGCCACCCGCCGGGGCCTGA
- a CDS encoding MarR family transcriptional regulator — translation MADPVEDRELARQRLRLWVSMLKSVRSIETELRGRLRSSFDTTLPRFDVLAALHAAPQGLTMTDLSQQLMVSNGNVTGIVDRLVADGMALRQNEETTAVPFASR, via the coding sequence ATGGCCGATCCCGTCGAAGACCGTGAACTCGCCCGACAAAGGTTGCGGCTTTGGGTCTCGATGCTGAAATCAGTCCGCAGCATCGAGACCGAATTGCGGGGCCGTCTGCGCAGCAGTTTTGACACCACACTGCCCCGGTTCGATGTGCTCGCGGCGCTGCATGCCGCACCGCAGGGGCTGACGATGACGGATCTGTCACAGCAGCTTATGGTGTCGAATGGCAATGTCACCGGCATTGTGGACCGGCTGGTCGCGGATGGTATGGCGCTGCGGCAGAACGAAGAAACGACCGCCGTGCCTTTCGCATCTCGCTGA
- a CDS encoding metallophosphoesterase: MSAAGPATIRPGLLTPCPDEPVCLLGDLHGRSDLLKRFLTLRDAHFPNARIIFLGDMIDRGPDSAGVLTLVREEVAKGAIALSGNHEAMFLDFLDQPEKGLSWLKHGGVEMLASFGLEPDRPEALCDGIRTRLGEDMIAWLRALPLYWQSGTLAAAHAGMDPQRPVTDQEPQVLQWGHREFGRILRRDGIWVAHGHTVMDRAFAHAGRIALDTGAYATGRLSFAVIDPDLPETERLMIAVTP, translated from the coding sequence TTGAGCGCGGCCGGGCCTGCGACCATCCGTCCGGGCCTGCTAACGCCCTGCCCGGACGAACCGGTCTGCCTTCTGGGCGACCTGCACGGCCGCAGCGATCTGCTGAAACGTTTTCTGACCCTGCGGGACGCACATTTCCCCAATGCCCGCATCATCTTTCTGGGAGATATGATCGATCGTGGCCCGGACAGCGCAGGGGTTCTGACACTTGTGCGCGAAGAGGTCGCGAAAGGCGCCATCGCACTTTCGGGAAATCATGAGGCGATGTTTCTCGATTTTCTCGACCAGCCGGAAAAGGGCCTCTCCTGGCTGAAACATGGCGGGGTCGAGATGCTGGCGAGCTTTGGGCTGGAACCCGACCGGCCCGAGGCCCTTTGCGACGGCATCCGGACCAGGCTGGGCGAAGACATGATCGCCTGGCTGCGGGCCCTGCCGCTATACTGGCAAAGCGGCACTCTGGCCGCGGCCCATGCCGGGATGGACCCGCAGCGTCCGGTCACCGATCAGGAGCCGCAGGTGCTGCAATGGGGGCACCGGGAATTCGGCCGCATCCTGCGGCGCGACGGGATCTGGGTCGCGCATGGCCATACGGTGATGGACCGTGCCTTTGCCCATGCCGGCCGGATCGCACTGGATACCGGCGCCTATGCGACCGGCCGGCTGAGTTTCGCGGTGATCGACCCTGACCTGCCCGAAACCGAACGGCTGATGATCGCCGTCACCCCGTAA
- a CDS encoding MFS transporter, with amino-acid sequence MPEASAALIGTLMGLSQVVFLVIGGLMADKGDKLKLIRVSVIMAILTGLMFLAATLWALPFAVLVLMAAISGIAVIGGGAIFALISDTYAPALASAAIGYAEVFGILSSFVAPTIMGVIIRGSGGFPMAFTAFVIAEALFFIVLMTLCAKRRLPVASL; translated from the coding sequence ATGCCCGAGGCCAGCGCCGCGCTGATCGGCACGCTGATGGGCCTGTCGCAGGTGGTCTTTCTGGTGATAGGCGGGCTTATGGCCGACAAAGGCGACAAGCTGAAGCTGATCCGTGTCTCGGTCATCATGGCGATCCTCACCGGCCTGATGTTTCTGGCCGCAACGCTCTGGGCGCTGCCCTTTGCGGTTCTGGTCCTTATGGCGGCGATCAGCGGCATTGCCGTGATCGGCGGCGGCGCGATCTTTGCACTGATCTCGGACACTTACGCCCCTGCGCTGGCTTCGGCTGCGATCGGCTATGCCGAGGTCTTCGGCATCCTGTCGAGCTTTGTCGCGCCCACAATCATGGGGGTGATCATTCGCGGCAGCGGCGGTTTTCCGATGGCTTTCACCGCCTTTGTCATTGCCGAAGCGCTGTTCTTCATCGTGCTGATGACGCTATGCGCAAAGCGGCGGCTGCCGGTGGCAAGCCTCTGA
- a CDS encoding MFS transporter, whose product MTTWDNLAPPDQARIRRWQWGVLALGLFCEIMLAADWYGLAAVLPFLSPDLGLDEAQAGFAQGIFALTYGLGMVVWSALSRDWSARAMLLTGLIGTTIGMGLQIYVQSYGQLLTLRLIIGFFDAGVFIGVMKLLLAWFPPARRGLVVGLILAAYSLAITLDFAIGIPLTISYGWRNFFAILTCGTALAAALVLLFAKPGPAALGSAFSGFRWSGEPPNPIDRSSPRSSASPGSISRASASRPAPLPSRARPPGSCRPLSRIRQCPRPAPR is encoded by the coding sequence ATGACAACATGGGACAATCTTGCCCCGCCTGATCAGGCAAGGATCAGGCGCTGGCAATGGGGTGTGCTGGCGCTCGGGCTGTTTTGCGAGATCATGCTGGCGGCGGACTGGTATGGTCTGGCCGCCGTTCTGCCCTTCCTCTCGCCCGATCTCGGGCTGGATGAGGCCCAGGCCGGCTTTGCCCAGGGCATTTTCGCACTGACCTACGGGCTTGGCATGGTGGTCTGGTCGGCGCTCAGCCGCGACTGGTCGGCGCGGGCGATGTTGCTGACCGGGCTGATCGGCACCACCATCGGCATGGGTCTGCAGATCTATGTGCAAAGCTATGGGCAATTGCTGACGCTGCGGCTGATCATCGGCTTTTTCGACGCGGGCGTCTTTATCGGGGTGATGAAGCTTTTGCTGGCCTGGTTCCCGCCGGCGCGGCGAGGGCTGGTGGTCGGTCTGATCCTTGCGGCCTATAGCCTTGCGATCACGCTGGATTTCGCCATCGGGATTCCGCTGACCATCAGCTATGGCTGGCGCAATTTCTTTGCGATCCTGACCTGCGGCACCGCACTCGCGGCGGCGCTGGTGCTTTTGTTTGCCAAACCCGGCCCGGCGGCGCTTGGGTCAGCCTTTTCCGGGTTCAGATGGTCTGGCGAGCCGCCAAACCCGATAGACCGGAGCTCGCCTCGATCTTCCGCAAGCCCTGGGTCTATATCGCGGGCTTCGGCATCGCGTCCTGCACCTTTGCCATCGCGGGCACGGCCACCTGGGTCGTGCCGGCCTTTATCTCGCATCAGGCAATGCCCGAGGCCAGCGCCGCGCTGA
- a CDS encoding acyl-CoA dehydrogenase family protein, which yields MNINVTATPPTATELMARAEALLPLIEAQSAEAERLGHLTDEVVAELRKAGLFTMLYPRVVGGSEISHFDAMLIHEKITYAHASAGWYIGVNNMEGTTMAVYIDQAGVDLVFAKGVDITIAGNGVPRGFARKTDGGYMIWGQWAYGSGIQHADWIHTGAFLVDEAGEMIMGPGGPKVIIAHHPRDTIELKGNWDVLGLRATGSFDYAVKEGTEIFVPDEMVYDFDIEAPLRGSHQGTIGLAGFSAWAHTSFALGTGRRMLDELIKVIVPRRDAFGPSAQSASFRFQFAQNEAKFRAMRALVLESWKSASDTLEAGQPLSQHQMTMIKLCLRYSHDVISDIATFAHRAARGASLHNTVMQRVYRDIHAGTQHILMSDQIFEECGRALMGTTDPNAPWTVFGVADGGK from the coding sequence ATGAATATCAATGTGACAGCCACGCCGCCGACCGCGACAGAGCTGATGGCGCGGGCCGAGGCGCTTTTGCCACTGATCGAAGCGCAATCGGCTGAAGCGGAACGGCTTGGGCATCTGACCGATGAGGTCGTGGCCGAATTGCGCAAGGCCGGGCTTTTCACCATGCTCTATCCCCGCGTGGTCGGCGGCTCTGAGATCAGCCATTTCGATGCGATGCTGATCCATGAAAAGATCACTTACGCCCATGCTTCCGCCGGCTGGTACATCGGCGTGAACAATATGGAAGGCACCACCATGGCGGTCTATATTGACCAGGCCGGGGTGGATCTTGTCTTCGCAAAAGGCGTTGATATCACCATCGCCGGCAATGGTGTGCCGCGCGGCTTTGCCCGCAAGACCGATGGCGGTTACATGATCTGGGGCCAATGGGCCTATGGCAGCGGCATCCAGCACGCAGACTGGATCCATACCGGCGCCTTCCTGGTGGATGAGGCGGGCGAGATGATCATGGGCCCGGGCGGGCCGAAAGTGATCATCGCCCATCACCCGCGCGACACGATCGAGCTGAAGGGCAACTGGGACGTGCTGGGGCTGCGCGCCACTGGCAGCTTTGATTACGCCGTCAAAGAGGGGACGGAGATCTTTGTCCCCGATGAGATGGTCTATGATTTCGATATCGAGGCGCCTTTGCGCGGCTCGCATCAGGGCACGATCGGGCTTGCCGGCTTCAGCGCCTGGGCCCATACTTCCTTCGCGCTTGGCACCGGGCGGCGGATGCTTGATGAGCTGATCAAGGTCATCGTCCCGCGCCGCGATGCCTTTGGCCCATCGGCCCAGAGCGCCAGTTTCAGGTTCCAGTTCGCCCAGAACGAGGCCAAATTCCGTGCCATGCGGGCACTGGTGCTGGAGTCCTGGAAAAGCGCCTCTGACACGCTGGAGGCCGGACAGCCGCTCAGCCAGCATCAGATGACGATGATCAAGCTCTGCCTGCGTTACAGCCATGATGTGATTTCTGACATCGCGACCTTTGCTCATCGCGCGGCGCGCGGCGCCTCGCTGCACAATACGGTCATGCAGCGGGTGTACCGCGACATTCACGCGGGCACCCAACATATCCTGATGTCGGATCAGATCTTTGAGGAATGCGGCCGCGCGCTGATGGGCACCACCGATCCCAATGCGCCCTGGACGGTGTTCGGTGTGGCAGACGGGGGCAAATAA
- a CDS encoding ABC transporter substrate-binding protein produces MNKVKASLLAGSILAGFASVARADDDVVRIGLIYTLSGPAAVLGEQARDGFQLALDDLGGQIGGRQVELIIVDDEQKPEVAVSRARELVEGNKVDFVVGPIFSNILNAIMPPVTEGGAFLISTNAGTSTLAGKECNKNLFVTSYQNDQIHEVSGKVAQDRGYQNVYLLAPNYQAGKDAMEGFKHSYKGGIADEMLVPLGQLDFSAELAQIAATGPDAIYAFMPGGMGVNLVKQFNQAGMSGIPFLSAFTVDESTLPAQQDAALEMFAGSNWAPDLDTPQSLAFTDAFIAKYDKVPATFAMQAYDAALLIDSAVKAVDGKMSDRDGLRSAMQKADFTSLRGDFSFGKNHFPIQDFYLTKVVKREDGRYATSVVEKIFDDYQDTYVNDCGL; encoded by the coding sequence ATGAATAAAGTGAAAGCATCCCTGCTGGCTGGCAGCATCCTTGCCGGGTTCGCATCCGTGGCCAGGGCCGATGATGATGTGGTCCGGATCGGCCTGATCTACACGCTGTCAGGACCGGCGGCTGTTCTGGGCGAACAGGCGCGCGACGGGTTCCAGCTGGCGCTTGACGATCTGGGCGGCCAGATCGGCGGCAGGCAGGTCGAGCTGATCATTGTCGATGACGAACAAAAACCCGAAGTCGCCGTCAGCCGCGCGCGCGAGCTGGTCGAGGGCAATAAGGTCGATTTCGTGGTCGGCCCGATCTTTTCCAACATCCTGAACGCCATCATGCCACCGGTCACCGAAGGTGGCGCCTTCCTGATTTCGACCAATGCCGGAACCTCGACGCTGGCGGGCAAGGAATGCAACAAGAACCTCTTCGTCACCTCCTATCAGAATGACCAGATCCACGAGGTCTCGGGCAAGGTCGCCCAGGATCGTGGCTATCAGAATGTCTATCTGCTGGCGCCGAACTATCAGGCCGGCAAGGACGCGATGGAGGGCTTCAAGCATTCCTATAAAGGCGGCATTGCCGATGAGATGCTGGTCCCGCTGGGGCAGCTGGATTTCTCGGCCGAGCTGGCGCAGATCGCCGCGACCGGCCCGGATGCGATCTATGCCTTCATGCCGGGCGGCATGGGCGTCAATCTGGTCAAGCAGTTCAACCAGGCCGGCATGAGCGGCATTCCCTTCCTCTCGGCCTTTACGGTGGATGAATCTACCCTTCCGGCACAGCAGGATGCTGCGCTTGAGATGTTTGCCGGGTCGAACTGGGCGCCTGATCTCGACACGCCGCAATCACTGGCCTTCACCGATGCCTTTATCGCCAAATATGACAAAGTCCCCGCGACTTTCGCGATGCAGGCCTATGATGCGGCGCTGCTGATCGACAGCGCGGTCAAGGCGGTGGATGGCAAAATGTCAGACCGGGACGGGCTGCGCAGCGCGATGCAGAAAGCAGATTTCACCTCGCTGCGCGGCGATTTCTCGTTTGGCAAGAACCACTTCCCGATTCAGGATTTCTACCTGACCAAAGTGGTGAAGCGTGAAGATGGCCGCTATGCCACTTCGGTTGTCGAGAAGATCTTCGATGACTACCAGGACACCTATGTCAATGACTGCGGATTGTAA
- a CDS encoding cupin domain-containing protein: MVAGDDGIKGIVWNILGQTYTPKSCSESSMSWHAVFPPGTFVPHHIHFTQDEFVYILSGELEAEVGGKLRRAGPGDLVVLPRGIAHGLFNRSDSDVVAMFWVSPTAKLWEMFSLIHNVPDPAEVVRIAGFHELEFVPPPALD; encoded by the coding sequence GTGGTGGCCGGTGACGATGGCATCAAAGGCATCGTCTGGAACATTCTGGGCCAGACCTATACGCCGAAATCCTGCAGCGAAAGCTCGATGTCCTGGCATGCGGTTTTCCCGCCCGGCACCTTCGTGCCGCATCACATTCATTTCACCCAGGATGAATTCGTCTATATCCTCTCGGGCGAGCTTGAGGCCGAGGTCGGCGGCAAACTGCGCCGTGCGGGCCCGGGCGATCTGGTTGTCCTGCCGCGCGGCATCGCGCATGGGCTTTTCAACCGGTCGGATTCAGATGTGGTCGCGATGTTCTGGGTTTCCCCGACGGCAAAGCTGTGGGAAATGTTCTCTTTGATCCATAATGTGCCGGACCCGGCCGAAGTGGTGCGGATCGCCGGCTTCCACGAGCTGGAATTCGTGCCGCCACCGGCGCTTGACTGA
- a CDS encoding flavin-dependent oxidoreductase, giving the protein MNVLVSGAGIGGLTLALMLQARGISCQIFEAAPELRELGVGINVLPHAIRELAELGLLPELDRIAIRTSELRYQTRQGQEVWREPRGVEAGGDYPQFSIHRGRLHNMLREAVLDRLGPGAVHLSHRSTGFHQDADGVRLEFDTGLSAQGDILVAADGVHSPIRAQLYPNEPGLKWNGVMMWRGAVETDAFADGRTMIVAGGFTYKLVLYPIAPGSAPGKVLMNWVVTYRPGAEGSPTPKREDWNRQGTLEELIPHVRAFDVNVIDLEALVRATPVFLEYPMCDRDPLPGWSHDRVTLIGDAAHPMYPVGSNGASQAILDTRALADLLVGATTADAIRAALAAYDAARRPVTAEIVRLNRLGGPEGLIDEVERRAPDGFSDLDQVITPEERAAIVRGYASTAGFSDDQTRKRQ; this is encoded by the coding sequence ATGAATGTATTGGTGAGTGGGGCCGGAATTGGCGGGCTGACGCTGGCCCTGATGTTGCAGGCGCGCGGCATCTCCTGCCAGATCTTCGAGGCCGCCCCCGAATTGCGCGAATTGGGCGTCGGCATCAATGTGTTGCCACATGCGATCCGCGAACTTGCCGAGCTGGGCCTTTTGCCCGAGCTGGACCGGATCGCCATTCGCACCAGCGAATTGCGCTACCAGACAAGGCAGGGCCAGGAGGTCTGGCGCGAGCCGCGCGGTGTCGAGGCCGGCGGCGACTACCCGCAATTCTCGATCCATCGCGGGCGGCTGCATAATATGCTGCGCGAGGCGGTGCTGGACCGGCTCGGGCCGGGGGCGGTGCATCTCTCGCATCGCAGCACCGGCTTCCACCAGGATGCGGATGGAGTCAGGCTGGAATTCGACACTGGCCTGTCAGCGCAGGGCGATATTCTGGTCGCGGCGGATGGGGTGCATTCGCCGATCCGCGCACAGCTTTACCCGAACGAACCTGGCCTGAAATGGAATGGCGTCATGATGTGGCGTGGCGCGGTTGAGACCGATGCGTTTGCCGATGGCCGCACTATGATCGTTGCGGGCGGCTTTACCTATAAGCTGGTGCTCTACCCGATCGCGCCCGGATCCGCGCCCGGCAAGGTGCTGATGAACTGGGTCGTAACTTACCGCCCCGGCGCCGAGGGCAGCCCGACCCCGAAGCGCGAAGACTGGAACCGCCAGGGCACGCTGGAAGAGCTGATCCCGCATGTGCGCGCTTTTGATGTGAATGTGATCGACCTGGAGGCGCTGGTGCGCGCCACGCCGGTCTTCCTGGAATATCCGATGTGCGACCGCGATCCGCTGCCGGGATGGAGCCATGACCGTGTGACGCTGATCGGCGATGCCGCGCATCCGATGTATCCGGTGGGATCAAATGGCGCGAGCCAGGCGATCCTTGACACCAGAGCGCTGGCGGATCTGCTGGTGGGCGCGACAACAGCGGATGCCATCCGCGCGGCACTTGCCGCCTATGATGCGGCGCGCCGCCCTGTCACCGCCGAGATCGTGCGGCTGAACCGGCTTGGCGGCCCCGAAGGGCTGATCGACGAGGTCGAGCGCCGCGCGCCTGATGGCTTCTCCGATCTCGACCAGGTGATCACGCCTGAGGAACGCGCCGCCATCGTGCGCGGCTATGCTTCGACCGCCGGTTTTTCGGATGACCAGACCCGGAAACGCCAGTGA
- a CDS encoding NAD(P)H-dependent oxidoreductase, whose product MGADAQALIARIEAAPALIIGCPVFQGGYPGLFKHLFDQIPPGVLKGRPVLITACGGGLRHALVVEHQLRPLFGFFEALTMPTAVYACAPELDADGAPTGALAQRLETGVAQLAASLREIRCAA is encoded by the coding sequence ATGGGCGCTGACGCCCAGGCTCTGATCGCGCGGATAGAGGCGGCGCCCGCGCTGATCATCGGCTGCCCGGTGTTTCAGGGCGGCTATCCGGGGCTCTTCAAGCATCTCTTCGACCAGATCCCGCCGGGTGTCCTGAAAGGCCGCCCGGTGCTGATCACGGCCTGCGGTGGGGGCTTGCGCCATGCGCTGGTGGTCGAACATCAGCTGCGCCCGCTTTTTGGCTTCTTTGAGGCGCTGACCATGCCCACGGCAGTCTATGCCTGCGCGCCGGAACTCGACGCGGACGGCGCTCCGACCGGGGCACTGGCGCAACGGCTCGAAACCGGCGTGGCCCAGCTCGCCGCATCCTTGCGCGAAATCCGCTGCGCCGCCTGA